From Candidatus Brocadiaceae bacterium, the proteins below share one genomic window:
- a CDS encoding tetratricopeptide repeat protein: protein MKHHCIILFCFVLIGILTSCSKGDIPYTNTGVIYTDDGAYTENSTATKNTEIPNQQQVNDKLEALNNKELFQLALSCGNQGNYSEALTVFNKILETDKNYPNLYYYQGIFYRNMNLTDEAICAFQTAISQNTNSAETHYNLGFAYEHKGLHHDAITEYQKALELVPENRAKQRAAIHLNTGISYYSEGSIDDAINEYKKALKYTPENNKIHQKLGIAYRAKGWENLAKEEFSVYQEQHTKNNP, encoded by the coding sequence ATGAAACATCATTGTATCATTCTCTTTTGTTTTGTTCTTATTGGAATTCTTACAAGCTGCAGCAAAGGAGATATTCCATACACAAATACTGGCGTTATCTATACAGATGACGGGGCTTACACAGAAAATAGCACCGCCACAAAAAACACTGAAATACCAAACCAACAACAAGTGAACGACAAACTGGAGGCACTGAACAATAAAGAGCTTTTCCAGCTTGCCCTTTCATGCGGAAATCAGGGTAATTATTCAGAAGCGTTAACCGTATTCAATAAGATACTGGAAACGGACAAAAACTATCCAAACCTTTACTATTACCAGGGTATATTCTATCGGAATATGAATTTGACAGATGAAGCTATCTGTGCTTTCCAAACGGCAATCAGCCAAAATACAAACTCAGCAGAGACACATTATAACCTAGGCTTTGCATATGAACATAAAGGTTTACATCATGATGCCATCACTGAATATCAAAAGGCACTGGAGCTTGTCCCTGAAAACAGGGCAAAACAAAGGGCAGCCATCCATCTAAACACCGGAATTTCTTATTACTCTGAAGGATCAATTGATGATGCAATAAATGAATACAAGAAGGCTTTGAAGTACACACCGGAAAACAATAAAATACATCAAAAACTTGGCATCGCATATCGCGCAAAAGGGTGGGAAAACTTGGCAAAAGAAGAATTTTCTGTTTATCAGGAACAACATACCAAAAACAATCCATAG
- the purN gene encoding phosphoribosylglycinamide formyltransferase produces MRKNIYLGVLISGSGSTLQNFINQIEQGSLPAKIQVVISSKAHTQGLERARIHNIPTATIPYLQYKNADAYSCAITEELSKYPIDLIVLAGFMHLYKIPEKYTGKVMNIHPSLIPAFCGHNYYGNKVHEAVINYGVKISGCTVHFADNSYDTGPIIIQRTAPVLDDDTPETLASRIFREECIAYPEAIRLFAAGKLKREGRKVKILRNGKNTPFSIQ; encoded by the coding sequence ATGAGAAAAAACATTTACCTTGGTGTATTGATTTCGGGCAGCGGCAGTACCCTTCAAAACTTCATAAACCAGATAGAGCAGGGATCATTACCGGCAAAAATCCAGGTTGTAATAAGCAGCAAAGCCCATACACAGGGACTTGAACGGGCAAGGATCCACAATATCCCAACGGCAACGATCCCCTATCTACAGTACAAAAATGCTGATGCTTATAGCTGTGCGATCACTGAAGAGCTGAGCAAATATCCCATCGATCTTATTGTCCTCGCTGGATTTATGCATCTTTATAAAATACCTGAAAAATATACAGGAAAGGTCATGAATATTCATCCCAGTCTCATTCCAGCCTTTTGCGGTCACAACTACTATGGGAATAAGGTACATGAGGCCGTCATTAACTATGGAGTAAAAATCTCAGGATGCACGGTACATTTCGCAGATAACAGTTACGACACCGGCCCCATTATTATCCAGAGAACTGCCCCTGTTCTTGATGACGACACACCCGAAACCCTCGCCTCAAGAATTTTTAGAGAAGAATGCATTGCGTACCCGGAAGCAATACGCCTTTTTGCTGCAGGAAAATTGAAAAGAGAGGGAAGGAAAGTCAAAATACTTCGCAACGGAAAAAACACCCCATTTTCTATACAATAG
- the hemL gene encoding glutamate-1-semialdehyde 2,1-aminomutase, with the protein MSKINREKSGNAFTEAQDIIPGGVNSPVRAFGGVGGIPVFIDSGAGCYMRDIDGNQYVDYIGSWGPLILGHADARIVKEITKAVANGTSFGAPTVLEIKLARLIREAMPSIEKVRMVNSGTEATMSAIRLARGFTRRDAIIKFEGCYHGHVDSLLVQAGSGATTLGMPNSPGVPQDFVRHTISLPYNDIDAVNKVCSERGKEIACIIVEAIAGNMGVVPPRKRYLEGLREITQKYGIVLIFDEVMTGFRVAHGGVQSLYNVTPDLTTLGKIIGGGLPVGAYGGRKEIMDSISPVGPVYQAGTLSGNPLAMTAGIATLEILKDKSIYERLDESSERLAVGMEKACKDANVPAYHTRVGSMLCTFFTEQPVHDYDSAKRCNTERYAKFFHGMLERGFYFAPSQFEAVFVSAVHGTKEIDGTVDAFKDVLRGI; encoded by the coding sequence ATGTCAAAGATAAATAGAGAAAAATCTGGAAATGCATTTACAGAGGCGCAGGATATAATTCCCGGTGGAGTGAACAGCCCCGTAAGGGCTTTTGGTGGTGTGGGCGGTATTCCCGTTTTTATTGATTCTGGCGCTGGTTGTTACATGAGGGATATTGATGGGAATCAATATGTGGATTATATTGGTTCGTGGGGGCCGCTTATTTTAGGGCATGCAGATGCCAGAATTGTTAAAGAAATAACGAAAGCCGTTGCCAATGGCACAAGTTTTGGGGCTCCAACGGTATTGGAAATAAAATTAGCCCGGCTTATCAGGGAGGCAATGCCGTCAATAGAGAAGGTAAGGATGGTAAATTCGGGTACGGAAGCAACAATGAGTGCCATTCGTCTGGCCAGGGGTTTTACCAGGCGTGATGCGATAATTAAATTTGAAGGTTGTTATCATGGGCATGTTGATAGTTTGCTGGTTCAGGCTGGCTCAGGGGCAACAACGTTAGGGATGCCCAATAGTCCAGGTGTGCCGCAGGATTTTGTCCGTCATACGATATCTCTTCCCTATAACGATATAGATGCGGTAAATAAGGTGTGTTCGGAGCGGGGAAAAGAGATTGCCTGTATTATCGTTGAGGCTATTGCCGGAAATATGGGAGTGGTGCCTCCTCGGAAGAGATACTTGGAGGGACTGAGGGAAATAACGCAGAAATATGGTATCGTGCTGATTTTTGATGAAGTGATGACCGGGTTCAGGGTTGCCCACGGAGGAGTACAATCATTGTATAACGTAACCCCGGATCTGACTACATTGGGAAAGATTATTGGTGGCGGTTTGCCTGTTGGGGCATATGGTGGTAGAAAAGAGATTATGGATAGCATATCTCCGGTAGGTCCAGTATACCAGGCGGGTACCTTATCGGGTAATCCGCTGGCAATGACTGCTGGTATTGCCACGTTGGAGATTTTGAAAGATAAAAGTATATATGAGCGGTTAGATGAAAGCTCAGAACGATTGGCTGTGGGTATGGAAAAGGCATGCAAGGATGCGAACGTGCCTGCATACCATACCCGTGTAGGTTCCATGCTCTGTACTTTTTTTACCGAGCAGCCCGTACATGACTATGATTCGGCGAAACGATGTAATACTGAACGCTACGCCAAATTTTTCCATGGAATGCTTGAAAGGGGATTTTATTTTGCGCCTTCTCAATTTGAGGCTGTTTTTGTCTCTGCGGTTCATGGGACAAAAGAAATTGATGGAACAGTTGATGCTTTTAAGGATGTGTTAAGGGGTATTTAA
- a CDS encoding AtpZ/AtpI family protein, which yields MLFLKKDNDAYRVLGLVGCYGFTAAAAMAGGFFLGNYIDRKLDTSPWFLLLFILWGGIGSLVKFFQVIKKLSDENERK from the coding sequence TTGCTTTTCCTTAAAAAAGATAATGATGCATATCGGGTGCTTGGACTGGTCGGGTGTTATGGTTTTACTGCGGCGGCTGCCATGGCGGGTGGTTTTTTTCTGGGAAATTATATAGATAGAAAACTTGATACGTCCCCATGGTTTCTGTTGCTTTTTATCTTGTGGGGAGGTATTGGGAGTCTTGTAAAATTTTTTCAGGTGATAAAGAAGCTGTCAGATGAAAATGAAAGAAAATAG
- a CDS encoding ATP synthase subunit I yields the protein MKMKENSGGKKRDELVSFLDEGFPERVFQTSFLLSLIVIGCSLSYVSFMLTVSVAIGCFISLVLFRVSWWTIQRAVQRKRSQIKGFFLQISVVKYFIVGAMLLAACLFLEIHAVAMAVGLGIVMAVVVMKIVGRLLVDYLNKSIKVPFKKVKS from the coding sequence ATGAAAATGAAAGAAAATAGTGGGGGCAAGAAAAGAGATGAGTTGGTATCATTCCTTGATGAGGGTTTTCCTGAACGGGTTTTCCAGACGTCCTTTCTCTTGTCGCTTATTGTGATAGGCTGTTCATTGTCATACGTATCTTTCATGTTAACGGTAAGTGTTGCAATAGGTTGTTTTATTAGTCTGGTCTTGTTCCGGGTCTCATGGTGGACAATACAACGCGCTGTGCAACGGAAGAGATCTCAGATTAAGGGATTTTTTTTGCAGATAAGTGTTGTGAAATATTTTATTGTTGGGGCAATGTTGCTTGCCGCCTGCCTGTTTTTAGAGATACACGCTGTTGCCATGGCAGTAGGTTTGGGTATAGTAATGGCGGTGGTAGTGATGAAGATTGTTGGCAGGTTGTTGGTCGATTACTTGAATAAATCAATTAAAGTTCCTTTTAAGAAGGTTAAATCTTAA
- the atpB gene encoding F0F1 ATP synthase subunit A: protein MSAEGGGSESSTELPSFLDFIPVESHSQIFGLTKHEWVPVVMSALVIIFLGLFSIVATRKLQKVPGRFQALLELIVEGLENFTKSQMGRVAEPFVPFIGTFFIYIFCMNMMGQVPLFHSPTSNLNTTVALALIVFFVTQYQGIKHNGVFGYVKHMIGKPVWLAPLTFPLHIMQEVLSRPLSLSMRLFGNIMGEDTVIAIFIGFSPLLLGFIPLPIHLPMVFLALLGSTIQAMIFALLASFYIAGAIGVYDEEDHH from the coding sequence GTGTCTGCTGAGGGTGGTGGAAGTGAAAGCTCAACTGAATTGCCGTCGTTTTTAGATTTTATACCCGTTGAATCCCATAGTCAGATCTTTGGCCTGACGAAGCATGAATGGGTACCGGTCGTGATGTCTGCACTTGTCATAATTTTCTTGGGCTTGTTTTCCATTGTAGCCACAAGGAAACTACAAAAGGTGCCTGGTAGGTTTCAAGCGCTTTTAGAGCTTATCGTGGAAGGGCTTGAAAATTTTACCAAGTCGCAGATGGGACGTGTGGCAGAACCCTTTGTGCCATTCATCGGGACATTCTTTATCTATATTTTTTGCATGAATATGATGGGACAGGTTCCGCTCTTTCATTCACCTACCAGTAACTTAAATACAACGGTCGCCCTTGCTTTGATCGTATTCTTTGTTACGCAATATCAGGGAATAAAGCATAATGGTGTTTTTGGCTATGTAAAACATATGATTGGAAAGCCTGTATGGCTTGCGCCTTTAACATTTCCCTTGCATATCATGCAGGAGGTCCTTTCTCGCCCGTTGTCATTATCCATGCGACTTTTTGGCAATATTATGGGGGAGGATACGGTTATTGCGATTTTTATTGGATTTTCACCGTTATTGTTGGGTTTTATCCCTCTACCGATTCATCTGCCCATGGTTTTTCTCGCCTTGCTGGGGAGTACTATCCAGGCCATGATCTTCGCCTTGCTGGCAAGTTTTTATATCGCAGGTGCGATTGGTGTTTACGATGAGGAAGATCATCATTAA
- the atpE gene encoding ATP synthase F0 subunit C, protein MIYFALLAVAVALLAIAAFGCGIGQGIAVYGAASGMARQPDVAGKIQLVMFVGLAFIESLTIYSLMMSFILLGKLPKTEAVLEIIQHAVK, encoded by the coding sequence GTGATTTATTTTGCTTTATTAGCGGTGGCTGTAGCCTTGCTTGCTATTGCGGCATTTGGTTGTGGTATTGGGCAGGGTATTGCAGTGTATGGAGCGGCAAGTGGTATGGCGAGGCAGCCTGATGTTGCAGGTAAGATACAGCTTGTTATGTTTGTGGGTCTAGCGTTTATTGAATCATTAACGATTTATTCCCTGATGATGTCTTTTATCCTGCTTGGAAAATTACCAAAGACAGAAGCCGTTTTAGAGATTATTCAGCACGCTGTTAAATAG
- the atpF gene encoding F0F1 ATP synthase subunit B, with protein sequence METLSTLGVDVKSIIIQGVGFLILLFVLKKFLFGKISALIKERSEGIKNAYTKIETDREEAEKLKIEYQVRLSEAEAEAAKRIQEAINEGDRMRTDIIRHAQEEAELMRIKAREGVEMERKKVMADLKNQVVSLSLLASSRLIKQSISQETAKKLVDDVVEEMGELSVR encoded by the coding sequence TTGGAAACGTTAAGTACCCTGGGAGTCGATGTTAAATCAATTATCATCCAAGGCGTTGGTTTTCTCATACTGCTTTTTGTTCTTAAGAAGTTCCTTTTCGGCAAAATCTCGGCTCTGATAAAAGAGCGATCAGAAGGGATAAAAAATGCATATACGAAGATTGAAACCGATAGAGAGGAAGCAGAAAAACTCAAGATAGAATATCAGGTAAGGCTTTCTGAGGCTGAAGCCGAGGCAGCGAAAAGGATACAGGAAGCTATTAACGAAGGTGATCGTATGCGTACAGATATCATTAGGCATGCGCAGGAAGAGGCAGAGCTGATGCGGATAAAGGCTCGGGAAGGAGTGGAAATGGAAAGGAAGAAGGTTATGGCCGATTTAAAAAATCAAGTTGTATCTCTTTCCTTGTTAGCGTCCTCCCGGCTTATAAAGCAGTCAATAAGTCAGGAGACGGCAAAAAAGCTTGTTGATGATGTTGTTGAAGAGATGGGGGAATTGAGTGTTAGATAA
- the atpH gene encoding ATP synthase F1 subunit delta, with protein sequence MLDNSVAITFVKALLDVAETQEVSTEIEKDLDLVCEVFTEHEDLKKIISHPSITRDEKKKIIKNVFGKSTSELMNSFLNLLVDRRKEMILDFIPLVYKKVIDEKKGVLKAKVQTAIPLIGDRLKNLTVRLNKLTGKTVEVEVTRNPQILGGVVVEIGNIMIDGSVASRLKNLRTKLMEL encoded by the coding sequence GTGTTAGATAATAGCGTGGCGATTACATTCGTCAAAGCCCTTCTTGACGTTGCGGAAACACAAGAGGTTTCCACGGAGATTGAGAAAGATTTGGATTTGGTCTGCGAAGTTTTCACCGAGCACGAAGATCTTAAGAAGATTATTTCCCATCCATCGATTACTCGTGATGAAAAAAAGAAGATAATCAAGAACGTGTTCGGAAAATCAACTTCTGAGCTTATGAACAGCTTTTTGAATTTGTTGGTAGACCGAAGGAAGGAAATGATTTTAGATTTTATTCCTTTGGTATACAAGAAGGTGATAGATGAAAAGAAAGGGGTTTTGAAAGCTAAAGTGCAGACTGCTATCCCTTTAATCGGAGATCGTTTGAAGAATCTTACAGTCCGGCTAAATAAACTGACTGGTAAGACGGTAGAGGTGGAGGTTACGCGTAATCCACAGATATTAGGTGGTGTTGTGGTGGAAATCGGTAACATAATGATTGATGGCAGCGTTGCAAGTCGACTGAAAAACCTCAGGACAAAACTCATGGAGCTGTGA
- the atpA gene encoding F0F1 ATP synthase subunit alpha, whose translation MALGDISSIIKKEIEGYKEKLKVENVGHVMQVGDGVARIYGLDDCMSSELLEFPENVYGVAMNLEDDNVGAILLGSDEKIKEGDIVKTTGKIVQVPVGKALLGRVVNALGQPIDGKGPIAADQFRAIEGPSPNVVERQPVKEPLQTGIKAVDAMIPIGRGQRELIIGDRQTGKTAILVDTMINQRESGVYCIYVAIGQKMSTVADVVKTLEENNVLDISIVVVASAGDPAPLQYIAPYAGCAMGEYFRDNKMHAVIMYDDLYKHAIAYRQMSLLLRRPPGREAFPGDIFNLHSRLLERAAKLNDELGGGSLTALPIVETQGGDYSAYIPTNVISITDGQIYLEGDLFNAGVRPAISVGLSVSRVGGNAQIAAMKKVAGMLRLTLAQYRELASFAQFGSELDKFTQSQISKGERLVELLKQPQYAPVPVEEQIMIIFAGINGFLDDIAVEKVRTFEKEFLQFMREKYASIGIEVLEKKKLDQELTQKLEGAIKEFKGIFAKKG comes from the coding sequence ATGGCATTAGGGGACATTTCTTCGATTATTAAAAAGGAAATTGAAGGTTACAAAGAAAAGCTGAAGGTAGAAAATGTCGGACACGTTATGCAGGTAGGTGATGGGGTGGCACGTATTTATGGGCTGGACGATTGTATGTCAAGTGAACTATTGGAATTCCCGGAAAACGTATACGGTGTCGCTATGAACCTTGAGGATGATAATGTGGGTGCGATTCTGCTTGGATCGGATGAGAAAATTAAAGAAGGTGATATTGTAAAAACTACAGGGAAAATCGTACAGGTGCCTGTAGGTAAGGCTTTGCTGGGTCGGGTTGTAAATGCGTTGGGTCAGCCTATTGACGGCAAGGGACCAATTGCCGCTGACCAGTTCAGAGCAATTGAAGGCCCATCCCCAAACGTGGTTGAACGACAGCCGGTAAAAGAGCCATTACAAACGGGCATTAAGGCTGTTGATGCGATGATACCGATCGGGAGAGGCCAACGCGAGCTTATTATCGGGGACAGGCAGACAGGGAAGACAGCCATTTTGGTTGATACCATGATTAACCAGCGAGAATCCGGTGTATATTGTATCTATGTCGCGATCGGCCAGAAAATGTCTACCGTTGCCGATGTGGTGAAAACCTTGGAAGAGAATAATGTGCTGGATATTAGTATTGTTGTCGTGGCGTCTGCCGGCGATCCTGCTCCACTCCAGTACATAGCGCCGTATGCGGGTTGTGCTATGGGCGAGTATTTTCGGGATAATAAGATGCACGCGGTAATAATGTATGATGATTTGTACAAACATGCTATTGCGTATCGCCAGATGTCCTTATTGCTGAGACGTCCACCAGGCCGTGAGGCATTTCCCGGAGATATTTTTAATTTGCATTCTCGTTTGCTGGAGAGGGCTGCAAAACTTAATGACGAGCTGGGAGGGGGGTCATTAACAGCCCTGCCTATTGTGGAAACACAAGGGGGTGATTACTCTGCCTATATACCAACAAATGTCATTTCCATTACTGACGGACAGATTTATCTTGAGGGGGATCTCTTTAATGCTGGTGTGCGTCCTGCTATTTCTGTGGGATTATCGGTATCCAGGGTCGGTGGGAATGCCCAGATTGCCGCAATGAAAAAGGTGGCTGGTATGTTACGATTGACCTTGGCGCAATATAGGGAATTGGCCTCTTTTGCACAATTTGGTTCCGAATTGGACAAATTTACCCAATCTCAAATATCAAAGGGTGAGAGGCTCGTAGAGCTTTTAAAGCAGCCGCAGTATGCACCTGTTCCTGTAGAAGAGCAAATTATGATCATTTTTGCGGGAATTAACGGGTTTTTGGATGACATCGCCGTAGAAAAAGTGAGGACCTTCGAGAAGGAATTTCTGCAGTTTATGAGGGAAAAGTATGCGTCTATCGGTATAGAGGTTCTTGAAAAGAAGAAGCTTGACCAGGAATTGACACAAAAGCTGGAAGGTGCAATTAAGGAATTTAAAGGGATTTTTGCAAAGAAGGGTTAA
- the atpG gene encoding ATP synthase F1 subunit gamma translates to MLSTREIKQRIRSITSIKQITRAMEMVAASRLKKVETRVVASRAYTDKMLQIYSHLASSRPSETEISSHKGNEQEKSVIKILLITADKGLCGAYNNNVVQKLVKFIHGQTNKKSKILLLGKKGNQYFSKRSNVYEVEKYFPQSVENFGYDQVRNLASQVISEYQDGKIGEFYVFFTKFHTVMQSFPESIRLLPIDESAFDSQGKVAGEYIFEPSAEQILNHLFPKYVETQLYQCILESLTSEYAARRVAMIAATENAGEMIDELTSAYNKARQEAITKELLEVVSGAEAL, encoded by the coding sequence ATGCTGAGTACTCGAGAAATCAAACAACGTATACGGAGCATTACCAGTATAAAACAGATTACCCGTGCAATGGAAATGGTCGCTGCAAGCCGTTTGAAAAAAGTTGAAACGAGGGTTGTGGCTTCGCGGGCATATACGGATAAGATGCTTCAGATTTATAGCCATTTAGCTTCCTCACGGCCTTCAGAAACAGAAATTTCCTCACACAAGGGAAATGAGCAAGAAAAATCAGTGATAAAAATATTATTGATTACTGCGGACAAGGGGCTTTGTGGCGCCTATAATAATAACGTAGTACAGAAACTCGTAAAATTCATACATGGTCAGACGAATAAAAAGAGTAAGATACTCCTGCTGGGGAAAAAAGGTAATCAGTATTTTTCTAAGAGAAGCAACGTTTATGAAGTGGAAAAATATTTTCCGCAAAGTGTGGAGAACTTTGGATATGATCAGGTCAGAAATTTAGCTTCTCAGGTAATTAGTGAATATCAGGACGGTAAAATCGGAGAGTTTTATGTCTTTTTTACTAAATTTCATACCGTGATGCAATCCTTTCCCGAGAGTATTCGGTTATTACCCATAGATGAGAGCGCTTTTGATTCGCAGGGGAAAGTGGCCGGTGAATATATTTTTGAGCCGTCGGCAGAACAGATTCTCAACCACCTTTTTCCTAAATACGTTGAAACTCAGTTGTATCAGTGCATTTTGGAATCACTGACCTCGGAATATGCCGCCAGGCGGGTAGCAATGATCGCCGCTACGGAAAATGCCGGTGAAATGATAGACGAGTTAACAAGTGCTTATAATAAAGCACGGCAAGAGGCAATTACAAAAGAGTTACTGGAGGTTGTGTCGGGGGCGGAGGCCTTGTAA
- the atpD gene encoding F0F1 ATP synthase subunit beta has translation MVAKKKNNKGKITQVIGPVVDVQFTPGNLPAIKNAVSLKDTRKNISIVAEVAQHLGNDTARCISMTTTDGLVRGMEAIDAGSPIQVPVGKEVLGRVFNLLGEPIDKQGELKTTERLPIHRASPSFEERETTTTVLETGLKVVDLLAPFARGGKIGMFGGAGVGKTVLIMELIRSIATEHGGFSAFAGVGERTREGNDLWLEMKESGVIDKTVLVFGQMNEPPGARLRVALTGLTMAEYFRDTEGQDVLLFIDNIFRFVQAGSEVSALLGRMPSAVGYQPTLATEMGDLQERITSTKKGSITSLQAVYVPADDFTDPAPVTTFPHLDATIALSRQIAELGIYPAVDPLRSNSRILDPRIVGEEHYQVAREVQRILQRYKELQDFIAILGMEELSEEDKVLVGRARRLQRFLSQPFFVAEQFTGTKGKYVPLEETIKAFKEVVEGKHDNLPEQAFYMVGGIEEVIEKAKQMGG, from the coding sequence TTGGTTGCGAAAAAGAAAAATAATAAAGGGAAAATTACACAGGTAATTGGTCCCGTGGTAGATGTGCAGTTTACACCCGGCAATCTGCCTGCGATTAAAAATGCTGTAAGCTTAAAGGATACGAGAAAAAATATTTCGATTGTTGCTGAAGTGGCGCAACACCTCGGAAATGATACCGCACGTTGTATATCGATGACAACGACGGATGGTTTGGTAAGAGGCATGGAGGCTATTGATGCTGGTTCTCCAATACAAGTGCCAGTTGGAAAAGAAGTTTTGGGAAGGGTTTTTAATCTCCTGGGGGAGCCTATTGATAAGCAGGGAGAGTTAAAAACTACAGAACGCCTTCCTATCCATCGCGCTTCACCGTCATTTGAAGAAAGGGAAACCACGACGACAGTTTTAGAAACAGGTTTAAAGGTTGTAGACTTGCTTGCTCCTTTTGCTCGTGGAGGAAAGATCGGGATGTTTGGCGGTGCCGGTGTTGGAAAGACGGTGCTGATTATGGAACTTATCAGAAGTATTGCTACTGAGCATGGAGGATTTTCCGCCTTTGCCGGTGTTGGAGAAAGGACACGTGAGGGAAACGATTTATGGCTGGAAATGAAAGAATCCGGTGTTATTGACAAAACGGTATTGGTTTTTGGTCAGATGAATGAGCCTCCGGGTGCAAGGCTAAGGGTTGCGCTGACGGGTCTGACAATGGCAGAGTATTTTCGTGATACAGAAGGACAAGATGTGCTTTTGTTTATTGATAATATTTTCCGGTTTGTGCAGGCTGGCTCTGAGGTGTCTGCTCTTCTGGGACGTATGCCTTCTGCTGTGGGATATCAGCCGACACTGGCAACGGAGATGGGGGACCTGCAGGAAAGGATCACTTCCACAAAGAAAGGTTCTATTACCTCGTTGCAGGCAGTTTATGTGCCCGCTGATGATTTTACCGATCCCGCTCCTGTGACGACCTTTCCTCACCTGGATGCAACGATAGCCCTGTCCCGTCAAATTGCGGAACTTGGTATCTATCCTGCGGTAGATCCATTGCGGTCCAACTCAAGGATTCTTGATCCGAGGATCGTAGGAGAGGAACATTACCAGGTTGCACGGGAAGTGCAGAGGATATTGCAACGATATAAGGAGCTGCAGGACTTTATTGCAATATTGGGTATGGAAGAACTTTCTGAAGAGGATAAGGTATTGGTGGGAAGGGCTCGGAGATTACAGAGGTTCCTTTCTCAGCCATTTTTTGTTGCCGAACAATTTACCGGTACAAAAGGAAAGTATGTGCCTTTGGAGGAAACCATTAAGGCGTTCAAGGAAGTTGTTGAAGGCAAACATGATAATCTACCGGAACAGGCATTTTATATGGTAGGCGGAATAGAGGAAGTTATAGAAAAAGCAAAACAAATGGGTGGTTGA
- the atpC gene encoding ATP synthase F1 subunit epsilon: MAKTFTIEIVTPEKKVYTGTIEGVVAVGTEGSFGVLHGHAPFISELQAGILEITEENKKKVRFGLDGGFFEIIGNNAVVLTDTCVTKKEVDLEKVRGEKNAAEEALKREGTVSEKERAQAAIKRADVWIKLASEK, encoded by the coding sequence ATGGCAAAAACTTTTACTATTGAAATCGTTACACCGGAAAAAAAGGTCTATACAGGCACTATTGAAGGCGTGGTTGCTGTCGGTACAGAGGGGTCTTTTGGTGTCCTCCATGGACATGCGCCATTTATCTCGGAGTTACAGGCGGGTATTTTGGAAATTACCGAAGAAAACAAAAAAAAGGTGCGTTTTGGCCTTGACGGGGGTTTTTTTGAAATTATAGGGAACAATGCTGTTGTACTCACGGATACGTGCGTTACAAAGAAGGAGGTTGATCTCGAAAAAGTCAGGGGAGAAAAAAATGCTGCTGAGGAAGCGTTAAAAAGAGAAGGAACCGTTTCAGAAAAAGAACGTGCGCAGGCTGCCATAAAAAGGGCTGATGTGTGGATAAAGCTGGCAAGCGAGAAATAA